The proteins below come from a single Saccharopolyspora sp. SCSIO 74807 genomic window:
- a CDS encoding polyketide cyclase / dehydrase and lipid transport, translating to MSAIDLAEEVFLAVAPAALAPHFADPDRWPRQWPGLAPVAEADRGIEGMRWRLTGDLRGSMEVWLQPVLDGTVLHYFLRADPPGPRRGRWVTAELRRRRLAVRELVFELKSRLEAGRAPGCPPPSR from the coding sequence ATGTCCGCGATCGACCTCGCCGAGGAGGTCTTCCTGGCCGTGGCGCCCGCCGCGCTGGCCCCGCACTTCGCCGACCCGGACCGCTGGCCGCGGCAATGGCCCGGGCTGGCGCCGGTCGCCGAGGCCGACCGCGGCATCGAGGGGATGCGCTGGCGGCTCACCGGTGACCTGCGCGGCAGCATGGAGGTGTGGTTGCAGCCGGTGCTGGACGGCACCGTGCTGCACTACTTCCTGCGCGCCGACCCGCCCGGTCCGCGACGTGGGCGGTGGGTGACAGCCGAGCTGCGGCGGCGCAGGCTGGCCGTGCGGGAGCTGGTGTTCGAGCTCAAGTCCCGGTTGGAGGCCGGCCGGGCACCGGGCTGCCCACCCCCGTCGCGGTGA
- a CDS encoding metallophosphoesterase, producing the protein MRVHVVSDVHGNAEALKRAGDGADALVVLGDLIDFVDYHDHGRGILGAVFGAEKVAHFAELRRNHRGPEIGAYARSLWESLDDPRAVVQDAVRDQYSQLFAAMTAPTYAIAGNVDEPGLWPEFAREGVHFVEGETVEIGGLSFGFVGGTILAPGGKLRRDAAWVPHLRPEEEFDAAVAGLGEVDVLCSHLPPKVPDLVYDVIARRAEHGSAALLERIHRDRPRWSLFGHVHQPLAQRVRIGRTECVNVGHFKRTEQPYVLRW; encoded by the coding sequence GTGCGGGTGCACGTGGTGTCCGACGTCCATGGCAACGCCGAGGCGTTGAAGCGGGCCGGTGACGGGGCGGACGCGCTGGTCGTGCTCGGCGACCTGATCGACTTCGTGGACTACCACGACCACGGGCGCGGGATCTTGGGCGCGGTGTTCGGCGCGGAGAAGGTGGCGCACTTCGCGGAGCTGCGCCGCAACCACCGCGGCCCGGAGATCGGCGCCTACGCGCGCTCGCTGTGGGAGTCGTTGGACGATCCGCGCGCAGTGGTGCAGGACGCGGTGCGCGACCAGTACTCGCAGCTGTTCGCCGCGATGACCGCGCCGACCTACGCGATCGCGGGCAACGTGGACGAGCCGGGCCTGTGGCCGGAGTTCGCCCGCGAAGGCGTGCACTTCGTGGAAGGCGAGACGGTGGAGATCGGCGGGCTGAGTTTCGGCTTCGTCGGCGGCACGATCCTGGCTCCGGGCGGGAAGCTGCGCCGGGACGCGGCTTGGGTGCCGCACCTGCGCCCGGAGGAGGAGTTCGACGCCGCCGTCGCCGGACTCGGCGAGGTCGACGTGTTGTGCTCGCACCTGCCGCCCAAGGTCCCGGACCTGGTCTACGACGTCATCGCACGTCGCGCCGAGCACGGCTCGGCCGCGCTGCTGGAGCGGATCCACCGCGACCGCCCGCGCTGGTCGCTGTTCGGCCACGTGCACCAGCCGCTGGCGCAGCGGGTCCGGATCGGGCGCACCGAATGCGTCAACGTCGGGCATTTCAAGCGCACCGAACAGCCCTACGTGCTGCGTTGGTGA
- a CDS encoding SRPBCC family protein, giving the protein MVDQSTQSIVIQAPAAEIMAVISDFAAYPEWAEAVKETEVLSTTSSGLAEKVRFVLDAGVVKDTYVNVYEWADDGLSVSWTLSEGQVQKAQQGTYSLRPQPEGGTEVTYSLAVDLAIPMIGMFKRKAEKMIMNTALKELKRRVESGT; this is encoded by the coding sequence ATGGTCGATCAGTCCACCCAATCCATCGTGATCCAGGCTCCCGCCGCCGAGATCATGGCGGTGATCTCGGACTTCGCCGCCTACCCGGAGTGGGCGGAGGCGGTCAAGGAGACCGAGGTGCTCTCGACGACCAGCTCGGGCCTGGCCGAGAAGGTGCGGTTCGTGCTCGACGCCGGGGTGGTCAAGGACACCTACGTCAACGTCTACGAGTGGGCCGACGACGGGCTGTCGGTGAGCTGGACGCTGTCCGAGGGGCAGGTGCAGAAGGCGCAGCAAGGCACGTATTCGCTGCGGCCGCAGCCGGAAGGCGGCACCGAGGTCACCTACAGCCTGGCGGTGGACCTGGCGATCCCGATGATCGGCATGTTCAAGCGCAAGGCCGAGAAAATGATCATGAATACGGCGCTGAAAGAGCTCAAACGCCGCGTCGAATCGGGGACTTGA
- a CDS encoding ArsA family ATPase — protein MRILLFTGKGGVGKTTLAAATAARLAERGRKVLVVSTDPAHSLGDAFGAALGAEPREVELHEQRRDVRLHAAEVQTRGLLDQAWSELREHLRTLLLGAGVSELDAEELTHLPGVEDLLGLAEVFRFAESGVWDTVLVDCGPTAETLRLLSLPESIAGYLERLFPAHRRMVRGVLAGLAGSDNVERWDAVADAVSRLAERLLGLRRTLTSEHTSVRLVLTPEAVVAAETRRTLTALALQQIRVDGLVANRLVPDPGSARGNAAAWMRTRRREQDAVLGQVRSATELPLRTVAHRAAEPVGPGALLELADELYDGDDPLEGAAFAPEMELGGGGRALDSEYTLRIALPLHDDAELDLARIGDELAVTIDGRRRLIALPAVLRRCAVTAAVAADDGITVSFRPDPEQWMR, from the coding sequence TTGCGCATCCTGTTGTTCACCGGAAAGGGCGGCGTGGGAAAAACGACCCTCGCCGCCGCCACGGCCGCGCGCCTGGCCGAGCGCGGCCGGAAGGTGCTGGTGGTCTCCACCGACCCGGCGCACTCCCTCGGCGACGCCTTCGGCGCCGCGCTCGGTGCTGAACCGCGCGAAGTGGAACTGCACGAACAGCGGCGCGACGTCCGGCTGCACGCCGCCGAGGTGCAGACCCGCGGGCTGCTCGACCAGGCGTGGTCGGAGCTGCGCGAGCACTTGCGCACCCTGCTGCTCGGGGCGGGCGTGAGCGAACTCGACGCGGAGGAGCTCACCCACCTGCCCGGGGTGGAGGACCTGCTCGGGCTGGCCGAAGTGTTCCGGTTCGCCGAGAGCGGGGTGTGGGACACGGTGCTCGTCGACTGCGGCCCGACCGCCGAAACGCTGCGGCTGCTGTCGCTGCCGGAGTCGATCGCCGGATACCTGGAGCGGTTGTTTCCGGCGCACCGGCGGATGGTCCGCGGCGTGTTGGCGGGCCTGGCGGGCAGCGACAACGTCGAACGCTGGGATGCGGTGGCCGATGCCGTGAGCCGCCTGGCGGAGCGCCTGCTCGGGCTGCGGCGCACGCTCACCTCCGAGCACACCAGCGTCCGGCTGGTGCTGACCCCGGAGGCGGTGGTGGCGGCCGAGACGCGCCGGACGCTGACCGCACTGGCGTTGCAGCAGATCCGGGTCGACGGGCTGGTCGCCAACCGGCTCGTGCCCGATCCCGGTTCGGCGCGCGGGAACGCGGCGGCCTGGATGCGAACCCGGCGCAGGGAGCAGGACGCGGTGCTCGGGCAGGTGCGCTCGGCGACGGAACTGCCGCTGCGCACGGTGGCTCATCGAGCCGCCGAACCGGTCGGCCCCGGCGCGCTGCTGGAACTCGCCGACGAGCTCTACGACGGCGACGACCCGCTGGAGGGCGCCGCGTTCGCGCCCGAGATGGAGCTCGGCGGTGGCGGGCGCGCGCTGGACTCCGAATACACGCTGCGGATCGCGCTGCCGCTGCACGACGACGCCGAGCTGGACCTGGCGCGGATCGGTGACGAGCTGGCCGTCACCATCGACGGCAGGAGGCGGCTCATCGCGCTGCCCGCGGTGCTGCGCCGTTGCGCGGTGACCGCCGCGGTCGCCGCCGACGACGGGATCACCGTGTCGTTCCGGCCCGATCCCGAGCAGTGGATGCGCTGA
- a CDS encoding ROK family protein — MLTVGVDVGGTSVRASVVDPQGTVLETLRVPSAGTGPELDSAIAGTVLALAADYPVAGVGLAVAGFVSEDRRVVRFAPHLPWRHVAVADNIAARVGLPVVLEHDANAAAIAEQRFGAAVGARVAALVALGTGIGGALVLGGDVFRGAHGVAPELGHLRLVPDGRECPCGKRGCWERYCSGTALARTALELLAEDASSPLAAQAAADPGEITGERVAHAAEDGDPVARRAVGELARWLGEGLALVADVYDPEVVVLAGGVSGSAHLFLRQARQHYADAMTGAGHRPLAKVRVAKHADEAGIVGAATLAREHVAAHARTC; from the coding sequence TTGCTGACCGTCGGCGTGGATGTGGGCGGCACCAGCGTCCGTGCCAGCGTGGTCGACCCGCAGGGCACCGTGCTGGAGACGCTGCGGGTGCCGTCGGCGGGCACCGGACCTGAACTCGACTCCGCCATCGCGGGCACCGTGCTGGCCCTCGCCGCCGACTACCCGGTGGCCGGAGTGGGCCTGGCCGTGGCGGGCTTCGTCAGCGAGGACCGCAGGGTCGTGCGGTTCGCACCGCACCTGCCGTGGCGGCACGTGGCCGTGGCCGACAACATCGCCGCCCGAGTGGGGTTGCCGGTGGTGCTCGAGCACGACGCCAACGCGGCCGCGATCGCCGAGCAGCGGTTCGGTGCCGCGGTCGGCGCGCGGGTCGCGGCGCTGGTGGCGTTGGGGACCGGCATCGGCGGGGCGCTGGTGCTCGGCGGTGACGTGTTCCGCGGGGCGCACGGAGTGGCGCCGGAGCTCGGCCACCTGCGGCTGGTGCCGGACGGGCGGGAATGCCCGTGCGGGAAGCGCGGCTGCTGGGAGCGCTACTGCAGCGGAACCGCCCTGGCCCGGACCGCGCTGGAACTGCTGGCCGAGGACGCGTCCTCGCCGCTGGCCGCGCAGGCCGCCGCCGACCCCGGCGAGATCACCGGGGAGCGCGTCGCGCACGCTGCCGAGGACGGCGACCCGGTCGCGCGCCGCGCGGTGGGCGAGCTGGCGCGCTGGCTCGGTGAGGGACTGGCGCTGGTCGCCGACGTCTACGACCCGGAGGTCGTGGTGCTCGCAGGCGGCGTGTCCGGTTCGGCGCACCTGTTCCTGCGGCAAGCCCGGCAGCACTACGCGGATGCGATGACCGGCGCCGGGCATCGCCCGTTGGCAAAGGTCCGGGTGGCCAAGCACGCGGACGAGGCGGGCATCGTCGGCGCCGCGACGCTGGCCCGCGAACACGTCGCCGCGCACGCCCGGACCTGCTGA
- a CDS encoding DUF308 domain-containing protein, with protein sequence MSTRHDNADGPEDIDAAFAEIVAGLERDEPLARWPQEDGPRTTADDADGQGRAPDPPGRADEALSPAPVEPAGPRDWTPPAEADDEGHYEPPEPPPMPRPTAATIGGISTIVLGVLLLVVPGLAGLGGSVALPAGLIAISGGIGWLLLRLRSNPPGSGDDGARL encoded by the coding sequence ATGAGCACCCGCCACGACAACGCCGACGGACCCGAGGACATCGACGCGGCCTTCGCCGAGATCGTCGCGGGCCTGGAACGCGACGAGCCGCTGGCGCGCTGGCCGCAGGAGGACGGGCCGCGCACGACCGCGGACGACGCCGACGGGCAGGGACGGGCACCGGATCCGCCGGGCCGAGCGGACGAGGCGCTGAGCCCGGCCCCGGTGGAGCCTGCGGGGCCGCGGGACTGGACGCCGCCCGCTGAAGCGGACGACGAAGGCCACTACGAGCCACCGGAACCACCGCCGATGCCGCGGCCGACCGCGGCCACGATCGGCGGGATCTCGACGATCGTGCTGGGCGTGCTGCTGCTGGTGGTGCCGGGGCTCGCGGGGCTCGGCGGCAGCGTGGCGCTGCCCGCCGGGCTGATCGCGATCAGCGGCGGGATCGGCTGGTTGCTGCTGCGGTTGCGGAGCAACCCGCCGGGATCCGGTGACGACGGCGCGCGGCTCTGA
- a CDS encoding alpha/beta fold hydrolase: protein MLAGAEPFVHEGADDVGVLLCHGFTSTPQSMRSWGEHLAAEGYTVRCPRLPGHGTTWRELNRTGWDEWYSAVRTELESLRARCGSVFVFGQSMGGTLALRLAQEHPDISGIVLVNPSVLTLRREAALLPVLCRVLPSVRGLSGDIAKAGSTELAYGRAPLRAMASLRRLWRIVRRDLGRVRAPVLLLRSATDHVVEPLNAKVVLDGVGGDDVTEVVLPDSYHVATLDHDAPTVFAGSVEFIRRIHRERVGETA from the coding sequence GTGCTCGCCGGCGCCGAGCCGTTCGTGCACGAGGGTGCCGACGACGTCGGCGTGTTGCTGTGCCACGGATTCACCAGCACTCCGCAGAGCATGCGCAGCTGGGGAGAGCACTTGGCCGCCGAGGGGTACACGGTCCGCTGCCCGCGCCTTCCCGGGCACGGCACCACGTGGCGCGAGTTGAACCGCACCGGCTGGGACGAGTGGTATTCGGCGGTGCGGACCGAACTGGAATCGCTGCGCGCCCGGTGCGGTTCGGTGTTCGTGTTCGGCCAGTCGATGGGCGGCACGCTGGCGTTGCGGCTGGCCCAGGAACATCCCGACATCTCCGGGATCGTGCTGGTGAACCCGTCGGTGCTGACGCTGCGGCGGGAAGCCGCGCTGCTGCCGGTGCTGTGCCGGGTGCTGCCTTCGGTGCGCGGGCTCAGCGGGGACATCGCGAAGGCCGGTAGCACCGAGCTCGCCTACGGGCGAGCGCCGCTGCGCGCCATGGCGAGCCTTCGGCGGTTGTGGCGGATCGTGCGGCGCGACCTCGGCAGGGTGCGCGCGCCGGTGCTGCTGCTGCGCTCGGCGACCGACCACGTCGTCGAACCGCTCAACGCGAAGGTCGTGCTCGACGGCGTGGGCGGCGACGACGTCACCGAGGTCGTGCTGCCGGACAGCTACCACGTCGCAACGCTCGATCACGACGCGCCGACGGTGTTCGCCGGTAGCGTCGAGTTCATCCGCCGGATCCACCGCGAGCGCGTCGGAGAAACCGCATGA
- a CDS encoding 1-acyl-sn-glycerol-3-phosphate acyltransferase, producing MLYWVMKHFLLGPLMKLFCRPSIDGAEHVPQSGAAILVSNHVAVADSFFMPLMMPRRVTFLAKREYFTGTGIKGKFQKFFFSGVGQVPIDRSSGAAAQAALDTGVRLLREGKLLGVYPEGTRSPDGRLYKGKTGVARMALEAGVPVIPIAMYGTDKVNPLGSKMWYPHKVRVKVGEPLDFSRYEGLAGDRFVERSITDEIMYALMELSGQEYVDIYAAKAKDELTAQGKDVAGWTDRMPRSKAS from the coding sequence GTGCTGTACTGGGTGATGAAGCACTTCTTGCTCGGTCCCCTCATGAAGCTGTTCTGCCGCCCGAGCATCGACGGTGCCGAGCACGTGCCGCAGTCCGGTGCGGCGATCCTGGTCAGCAACCACGTCGCGGTCGCCGACTCGTTCTTCATGCCGCTGATGATGCCGCGCCGGGTGACCTTCCTGGCCAAGCGCGAGTACTTCACCGGAACCGGGATCAAGGGCAAGTTCCAGAAGTTCTTCTTCTCCGGGGTGGGCCAGGTCCCGATCGACCGCTCCAGCGGCGCGGCAGCGCAGGCCGCGCTGGACACCGGCGTGCGGTTGCTGCGCGAAGGCAAGCTGCTCGGCGTCTACCCCGAAGGCACCCGCTCCCCGGACGGCCGGCTCTACAAGGGCAAGACCGGGGTCGCGCGGATGGCGCTGGAGGCGGGCGTGCCGGTGATCCCGATCGCGATGTACGGCACCGACAAGGTCAATCCGCTCGGCTCCAAGATGTGGTACCCGCACAAGGTGCGGGTCAAGGTCGGCGAGCCGCTGGACTTCTCCCGCTACGAGGGGCTGGCCGGGGACCGGTTTGTGGAGCGCTCGATCACCGACGAGATCATGTACGCGCTGATGGAGCTGTCCGGCCAGGAGTACGTCGACATCTACGCCGCGAAGGCCAAGGACGAGCTGACCGCGCAGGGCAAGGACGTCGCGGGCTGGACCGACCGGATGCCCCGCTCCAAGGCGAGCTGA
- a CDS encoding polyadenylate-specific 3'-exoribonuclease AS, producing the protein MRFFYDCEFIEDGQTIDLVSIGMVDETGREFYAVSTDFDAGRAGQWVRRNVLPQLPPPADGAWRPRARIREELYEFLTARHDNIELWAWYAAYDHVALAQLWGAMPALPSRIPKFTRDLRQRWEDVGKPKLPSAPANAHDALADARHNLQRWKVIEDVQRKRGYPL; encoded by the coding sequence GTGCGGTTCTTCTACGACTGTGAGTTCATCGAGGACGGGCAGACGATCGACCTGGTCTCGATCGGCATGGTGGACGAGACCGGCCGCGAGTTCTACGCGGTCTCCACCGACTTCGACGCGGGCCGGGCGGGCCAATGGGTGCGCCGCAACGTGCTCCCGCAGTTGCCCCCGCCCGCGGACGGCGCTTGGCGCCCGCGAGCGCGCATCCGCGAAGAGCTGTACGAGTTCCTGACCGCACGCCACGACAACATCGAACTCTGGGCCTGGTACGCGGCCTACGACCACGTCGCGCTCGCGCAGCTGTGGGGCGCGATGCCCGCGCTGCCCTCGCGGATTCCGAAGTTCACCCGGGATCTGCGGCAGCGCTGGGAGGACGTGGGCAAGCCGAAGCTCCCCTCGGCACCGGCGAACGCGCACGACGCGCTCGCCGACGCGCGGCACAACCTGCAGCGCTGGAAGGTGATCGAGGACGTGCAGCGCAAGCGCGGCTACCCGCTCTGA
- a CDS encoding 6-phosphofructokinase, which translates to MPAGTRIGVLTGGGDCPGLNAVLRAITRKGIAVHGHEVVGFRSGWKGPLEGATMPLGLDEVEDILSRGGTILGSSRTNPYQHDDGVQRIKATMAEHGVEALIAIGGEDTLGVAERLTRDGVPVVGVPKTIDNDLDATDYTFGFDTAVHIATEAIDRLRTTAESHHRALVVEVMGRHAGWIALHSGLAGGANVILGPEKRFSVEQVCDWVQQRFERQYAPIIVVAEGAIPQDGEEVLQTGETDAFGHVRLGGVGTWLADEIAQRTGKESRAVVLGHTQRGGTPTAYDRVLATRFGLHAVDAVSEGAFGKMVALRGTDVVRVPLGEATAKLKTVPLSRYAEAEALFG; encoded by the coding sequence ATGCCGGCTGGAACGCGGATCGGGGTGTTGACCGGTGGCGGCGACTGCCCCGGTCTGAACGCCGTGCTGCGGGCGATCACGCGCAAGGGGATCGCGGTGCACGGGCACGAGGTCGTCGGTTTCCGCAGCGGCTGGAAAGGTCCGCTGGAGGGCGCCACCATGCCGCTCGGGCTGGACGAGGTGGAGGACATCCTCAGCCGCGGCGGCACCATCCTCGGTTCGTCGCGCACCAACCCGTACCAGCACGACGACGGGGTGCAGCGGATCAAGGCGACGATGGCCGAGCACGGGGTCGAAGCGCTGATCGCGATCGGCGGCGAGGACACCCTCGGGGTCGCCGAACGCCTCACCCGCGACGGGGTGCCGGTGGTCGGAGTGCCGAAGACGATCGACAACGACCTCGACGCCACCGACTACACCTTCGGCTTCGACACCGCCGTGCACATCGCCACCGAGGCGATCGACCGGCTGCGGACCACCGCCGAGTCGCACCACCGCGCGCTGGTGGTGGAGGTGATGGGCAGGCACGCGGGCTGGATCGCGCTGCACTCCGGGCTGGCCGGCGGCGCGAACGTGATCCTCGGGCCGGAGAAGCGGTTCAGCGTGGAGCAGGTCTGCGACTGGGTGCAGCAGCGGTTCGAGCGGCAGTACGCGCCGATCATCGTGGTCGCCGAGGGCGCGATCCCGCAGGACGGCGAGGAGGTGCTGCAGACCGGCGAGACCGACGCCTTCGGGCACGTCCGGCTCGGCGGGGTCGGCACCTGGCTGGCCGACGAGATCGCGCAGCGCACCGGCAAGGAATCCCGCGCGGTCGTGCTCGGGCACACCCAGCGCGGCGGCACGCCGACCGCTTACGACCGGGTGCTGGCGACCCGGTTCGGGCTGCACGCGGTGGATGCGGTCAGCGAGGGCGCCTTCGGCAAGATGGTCGCGCTGCGCGGCACCGACGTCGTGCGGGTGCCGCTGGGCGAGGCGACCGCGAAGCTCAAGACGGTGCCGTTGTCCCGCTACGCCGAGGCCGAAGCGCTGTTCGGTTGA
- a CDS encoding pyridoxamine 5'-phosphate oxidase family protein, whose product MSRRGLISMTDGEVADFLEQRRTIVLGTVKPDGRPHLVPMWFVPGSVVPGGTVVELWTFAKAQKTLNLRRDPRATLMAETGSSYDQLRGVSLECDVEALEVPGDIERIGTALGRRYGTWEPADEPAALEAVRAQVPKRVGFRFTPTRTISWDHRKLGGGY is encoded by the coding sequence ATGTCCCGACGCGGGCTGATCTCGATGACCGATGGCGAAGTCGCCGACTTCCTCGAACAGCGGCGCACGATCGTGCTCGGCACGGTGAAACCGGACGGGCGGCCGCACCTGGTGCCGATGTGGTTCGTCCCGGGAAGCGTCGTGCCCGGTGGCACGGTGGTCGAGCTGTGGACGTTCGCCAAGGCGCAGAAGACGCTGAACCTGCGCCGCGACCCCCGCGCCACGCTGATGGCCGAGACCGGCAGCAGCTACGACCAGTTGCGCGGGGTCTCGCTGGAGTGCGACGTCGAGGCGCTGGAGGTGCCCGGGGACATCGAGCGCATCGGTACCGCGCTGGGCAGGCGCTACGGCACTTGGGAGCCCGCGGACGAACCCGCCGCGCTGGAGGCGGTGCGCGCCCAGGTGCCCAAGCGCGTCGGGTTCCGCTTCACCCCGACCCGCACGATCAGCTGGGACCACCGCAAACTCGGCGGCGGCTACTAG
- a CDS encoding class II 3-deoxy-7-phosphoheptulonate synthase yields the protein MNWTVDVPVDELPELPPLPPEMRARLDAALKLPATQQPEWPEDQVAAVRKVLESVPPVTVPSEVDRLRGQLAAVARGEAFLLQGGDCAETFADNTEPHIRGNIRTLLQMAVVLTYGASMPVVKLGRLAGQYAKPRSNSTDALGLPSYRGDMVNSLAASEEARRHDPSRLIRAYANASATMNLSRALTSGGMAALAQVHDWNKDFVLNSPAGERYESVAAEIDRGLRFMAACGVDDSSLHAVDLFASHEALVLDYERAMLRLDTSHGTPRLYDLSGHYVWVGDRTRQLDHAHIAFAELISNPIGLKIGPSTTPEMALEYVERLDPNREPGRLTLISRMGNGKVRDLLPPIVEKVTAAGHQVVWQCDPMHGNTHESSTGYKTRHFDRVVDEVQGFFEVHHRLGTHPGGIHIELTGEHVTECLGGAQDISDTDLAGRYETACDPRLNTQQSLELAFLVAEMLRS from the coding sequence GTGAATTGGACCGTCGATGTTCCGGTCGATGAACTGCCGGAACTGCCGCCGCTGCCCCCCGAGATGCGCGCCCGCCTGGATGCGGCGCTGAAGCTGCCCGCCACCCAGCAGCCCGAGTGGCCCGAGGACCAAGTCGCCGCCGTGCGCAAGGTGCTGGAGAGCGTCCCGCCGGTGACCGTGCCCTCCGAAGTGGACCGGTTGCGCGGACAGCTCGCGGCGGTCGCGCGGGGCGAGGCGTTTCTGCTGCAGGGCGGGGACTGCGCGGAGACGTTCGCGGACAACACCGAACCGCACATCCGCGGCAACATCCGCACCCTGCTGCAGATGGCGGTGGTGCTGACCTACGGCGCGAGCATGCCGGTGGTCAAGCTCGGCAGGCTCGCCGGGCAGTACGCCAAGCCGCGGTCCAACTCCACCGACGCGCTGGGGCTGCCCAGCTACCGCGGGGACATGGTCAACTCGCTGGCCGCCAGCGAGGAGGCCCGCAGGCACGACCCGTCCCGGCTGATCCGCGCCTACGCCAACGCCAGCGCCACGATGAACCTCTCCCGCGCGCTGACCAGCGGCGGGATGGCCGCGCTCGCGCAGGTGCACGACTGGAACAAGGACTTCGTGCTCAACTCCCCGGCCGGGGAGCGGTACGAGTCGGTGGCCGCCGAGATCGACCGCGGCCTGCGGTTCATGGCCGCCTGCGGCGTGGACGACAGCAGCCTGCACGCGGTGGACCTGTTCGCCAGCCACGAAGCGCTGGTGCTGGACTACGAGCGGGCGATGCTGCGGCTGGACACCTCGCACGGCACGCCGCGGCTCTACGACCTGTCCGGGCACTACGTGTGGGTCGGGGACCGCACCAGGCAGCTCGACCACGCGCACATCGCGTTCGCCGAGCTGATCTCCAACCCGATCGGGCTCAAGATCGGCCCGAGCACCACCCCGGAGATGGCGCTGGAGTACGTCGAGCGGCTGGACCCGAACCGGGAGCCGGGCCGGTTGACGCTGATCAGCCGGATGGGCAACGGCAAGGTCCGGGATCTGCTGCCGCCGATCGTGGAGAAGGTCACCGCCGCCGGGCACCAGGTGGTCTGGCAGTGCGACCCGATGCACGGCAACACCCACGAGTCCAGCACCGGCTACAAGACCCGCCACTTCGACCGCGTGGTGGACGAGGTGCAGGGCTTCTTCGAGGTGCACCACCGGCTGGGCACCCACCCCGGCGGCATCCACATCGAGCTGACCGGCGAGCACGTCACCGAATGCCTCGGCGGCGCGCAGGACATCTCGGACACCGACCTGGCGGGCCGCTACGAGACGGCCTGCGATCCGCGGCTCAACACCCAGCAGTCGCTGGAGCTGGCGTTCCTGGTCGCGGAGATGCTGCGCAGCTGA
- a CDS encoding DeoR/GlpR family DNA-binding transcription regulator has protein sequence MYARERQQLIVERARQEGRVDVTGLAGQLQVTPETIRRDLTVLEEHGFLHRVHGGAIPVERWSFDPQLSARENVMVAEKTRICRAALDEVPAEGAVLIESGTTCARFAELLPTDRPLTVITDSLSIAVSLASRPNLSVLTPGGRVRATTNGGVGAWAAQRWREVFADVAFLGTDGVSLHRGLTTPDQNSAEIKTLLLRGARRRVLLADHTKIGPVSLHRYGEIAEVDVLITDTGLDGDIATDIEAAGPKVVRV, from the coding sequence GTGTACGCGCGTGAACGCCAGCAGCTCATCGTCGAGCGTGCCAGGCAGGAGGGCCGAGTCGACGTGACCGGGCTCGCGGGGCAGCTGCAAGTGACCCCCGAGACGATCCGGCGCGATCTGACCGTGCTGGAGGAGCACGGATTCCTGCACCGCGTGCACGGCGGTGCGATCCCGGTGGAGCGGTGGAGCTTCGACCCGCAGCTGTCCGCCCGGGAGAACGTGATGGTCGCCGAGAAGACCCGGATCTGCCGGGCCGCGCTCGACGAGGTGCCCGCGGAGGGCGCCGTGCTCATCGAGTCCGGCACGACCTGCGCCCGGTTCGCCGAGCTGCTGCCGACCGACCGGCCGCTGACGGTGATCACCGACAGCCTCAGCATCGCCGTCTCGCTGGCGTCCAGGCCGAACCTGTCGGTGCTCACGCCCGGCGGCCGGGTGCGCGCGACCACCAACGGCGGCGTCGGTGCCTGGGCAGCGCAGCGGTGGCGCGAAGTGTTCGCGGACGTGGCTTTCCTGGGCACCGACGGGGTTTCGCTGCACCGCGGGCTGACCACCCCGGATCAGAACTCGGCCGAGATCAAGACGTTGCTGTTGCGCGGGGCGCGGCGACGGGTCCTGCTCGCCGACCACACCAAGATCGGCCCGGTTTCGCTGCACCGGTACGGCGAGATCGCCGAGGTCGACGTGCTGATCACCGACACCGGGCTGGACGGGGACATCGCGACCGACATCGAGGCCGCGGGCCCCAAGGTCGTGCGAGTGTGA